From the genome of Streptomyces sp. NBC_01260, one region includes:
- a CDS encoding alpha-N-acetylglucosaminidase codes for MNISRRTIIGAVGAAAALGAASGTAADASPGRSAASRALARLLPHHHDQVTFRTVPAKDGADAFRVSGTTGHITVEGTTPAVQLTGFHHYLRSTAHAHFSWTGEQTALSRKLPGVTEPLVRAANVAHRYALNDTSDGYTGPYQGWDYWEHELDVLALHGYNEVLVHTGADSVYHRTFMEHGYTDTEMRAWIAGPAHQPWWLLQNMSAFGGPVSSQLLDRRLALGRRIVNRLRELGMTPVLPGYFGTVPPGFADRNPGAHVVPQGDWVGFTRPDWLDPRTESFTRLAETFYRVQSELLGDSDMYKVDLLHEGGVPGDVPVGDAARAVESALRTAHPGAVWNILGWQTNPRREIIDAVDRTKLFIVDGLSDRFPTVTDREKDWAGTPYAFGSIWNFGGHTTMGANTADWAELYGKWRTKQGSALAGIALMPEAADNNPAAFALFSDLPWTEGPLELTTWFDRWAVQRYGAPDRHATAAWDTLRRTAYGTTRQDSWAEGHDGLFGARPSLTASHGASWSPAAFRYDPAEFAAALPELLAVATPLRRSTAYRYDLLDVTRQVISHRSRVLLPLIKTAYDTADRPRFARLTDEWFGWMELLEDAVSTDSRHLLGRWVADARAWGATASERDRLAHDALSLLTVWGDRSASDRGGLHDYANREWAGLVGGLYTLRWKTYFDELAAALAEDRAPAAVDWYALEDTWVRTRRPYATRPSGDIVRVARKAAALERDAAARDAAATS; via the coding sequence ATGAACATCAGCCGTCGCACGATCATCGGCGCCGTCGGCGCCGCCGCGGCCCTCGGCGCAGCGAGCGGCACCGCGGCCGACGCGTCACCGGGACGATCCGCCGCCTCCCGCGCGCTGGCGCGGCTACTGCCCCACCACCACGACCAGGTCACCTTCCGCACCGTTCCCGCCAAGGACGGAGCCGACGCCTTCCGCGTCTCCGGGACAACCGGGCACATCACGGTCGAAGGCACTACTCCCGCCGTTCAACTCACCGGATTCCACCACTACCTGAGGTCCACCGCACACGCCCACTTCTCCTGGACGGGCGAACAGACCGCCCTTTCCCGGAAGCTGCCAGGTGTCACGGAGCCCCTGGTCAGAGCGGCGAACGTAGCCCACCGCTATGCCCTCAACGACACCAGCGACGGCTACACCGGCCCCTACCAGGGCTGGGACTACTGGGAGCACGAACTCGACGTCCTCGCCCTGCACGGCTACAACGAGGTCCTCGTCCACACCGGCGCGGACTCCGTCTACCACCGCACATTCATGGAACACGGCTACACCGACACCGAGATGCGCGCCTGGATCGCCGGGCCCGCCCACCAGCCGTGGTGGCTGCTGCAGAACATGTCGGCGTTCGGTGGCCCCGTCTCCTCGCAACTCCTTGACCGGCGACTCGCGTTGGGCAGGCGCATCGTGAACCGGCTGCGCGAACTGGGCATGACGCCGGTGCTCCCCGGTTACTTCGGTACGGTCCCGCCCGGCTTCGCCGACCGCAACCCGGGAGCCCACGTCGTGCCGCAGGGCGACTGGGTCGGCTTCACCCGCCCCGACTGGCTCGACCCGCGCACCGAGAGCTTCACCCGGCTCGCCGAGACCTTCTACCGAGTCCAGAGCGAGCTCCTCGGAGACTCCGACATGTACAAGGTCGACCTCCTGCACGAAGGCGGAGTACCGGGAGACGTCCCCGTCGGTGACGCCGCCCGCGCGGTGGAGAGCGCGCTGCGCACCGCGCATCCCGGTGCTGTCTGGAACATCCTCGGCTGGCAGACCAACCCGCGGCGCGAGATCATCGACGCCGTCGACAGGACGAAGCTGTTCATCGTCGACGGTCTCTCCGACCGGTTCCCGACGGTCACCGACCGCGAGAAGGACTGGGCGGGGACCCCGTACGCCTTCGGCTCGATCTGGAACTTCGGCGGCCACACCACCATGGGCGCCAACACCGCCGACTGGGCGGAGCTGTACGGGAAGTGGCGCACCAAGCAGGGAAGCGCGCTGGCCGGCATCGCCCTGATGCCCGAGGCTGCCGACAACAACCCTGCGGCGTTCGCGCTCTTCAGCGACCTGCCATGGACCGAGGGCCCACTGGAACTCACCACCTGGTTCGACCGGTGGGCGGTCCAGCGGTACGGAGCCCCCGACCGGCACGCCACCGCCGCCTGGGACACGCTCCGCCGCACCGCCTACGGCACAACCCGCCAAGACAGCTGGGCCGAAGGGCACGACGGCCTCTTCGGCGCGCGCCCCTCGCTCACCGCGTCCCACGGGGCGTCCTGGTCGCCCGCGGCGTTCCGCTACGACCCCGCCGAATTCGCTGCGGCGCTGCCCGAACTCCTCGCGGTCGCAACGCCACTGCGCAGGAGCACCGCGTACCGGTACGACCTGCTCGATGTCACCCGGCAGGTCATCTCGCACCGCAGCCGCGTACTGCTCCCCCTCATCAAGACGGCGTACGACACCGCGGACCGGCCGCGGTTCGCACGCCTCACCGATGAGTGGTTCGGCTGGATGGAACTCCTGGAGGACGCCGTGTCCACCGACTCCCGCCACCTCCTGGGCCGTTGGGTTGCCGACGCCCGCGCATGGGGTGCCACCGCGTCCGAGCGGGACCGGCTCGCACACGACGCGCTGTCGCTCCTCACCGTGTGGGGCGACCGCTCCGCCTCGGACCGCGGTGGACTGCACGACTACGCGAACCGCGAGTGGGCGGGTCTGGTCGGCGGCCTCTACACCCTCCGCTGGAAGACCTACTTCGACGAGTTGGCGGCGGCGCTGGCCGAGGACCGCGCGCCGGCGGCCGTCGACTGGTACGCGCTGGAGGACACCTGGGTGCGCACCCGCCGTCCGTACGCCACCAGGCCCTCCGGCGACATCGTCCGAGTCGCCCGCAAGGCCGCCGCGCTGGAACGGGACGCCGCCGCACGGGACGCCGCCGCGACGAGCTGA
- a CDS encoding alpha-L-fucosidase, whose protein sequence is MAMQKWFGDAKLGIFVHWGIYAVDGVAESWSFYNGQVSYERYMNQLHGFTASRYDPREWADLFARAGAGYAVLTAKHHDGVALYDTLHSDLSVATRTPAGRDLVTGYTEALRERGLKVGLYFSHSDWSHPDYATVRHPAPRDAALVDSRFSAPPAGQEDPERWERFLEFRAAQVREVADRFRPDLLWFDGEWERSEEQWRMDELARDVASVLPDTVLNARMTGHGDYATPEQGLPTEAPEGPWELCLTVNDSWGYQHADTNQKSVGQLVRYFTETIGMGGNLLLAVGPREDGTIPQEQADRLTGLGDWIAPHTEAVHGTGAGLPAGHHYGPSTLSADRRTLYLICFGTPHETVSVRGLSTPVKRVSVLATGDVLPHRVTGGLGQVPGVLWIDAPTAGQVDPHATVLAVELDGELELYRGKGRD, encoded by the coding sequence GTGGCGATGCAGAAATGGTTCGGCGATGCCAAGTTGGGGATCTTCGTGCACTGGGGGATCTATGCCGTGGACGGTGTGGCGGAGTCCTGGTCCTTCTACAACGGGCAGGTCTCCTACGAGCGCTATATGAACCAGCTGCACGGTTTCACCGCCTCGCGGTACGACCCCCGGGAGTGGGCCGATCTCTTCGCCCGTGCGGGCGCCGGATACGCGGTGCTGACGGCCAAGCACCACGACGGGGTGGCGCTCTACGACACCCTCCACTCCGACCTCTCCGTGGCCACCCGTACACCTGCGGGCCGCGATCTGGTCACCGGGTACACGGAGGCACTGCGCGAGCGCGGGCTCAAGGTCGGCCTGTACTTCTCCCACTCGGACTGGTCCCATCCCGACTACGCCACGGTGCGGCACCCCGCCCCCCGGGACGCCGCACTCGTCGACTCCCGATTCAGCGCGCCGCCGGCCGGCCAGGAGGACCCGGAGCGCTGGGAACGGTTCCTGGAGTTCCGCGCCGCCCAGGTCCGCGAGGTGGCCGACCGCTTCCGCCCCGATCTCCTCTGGTTCGACGGTGAGTGGGAGCGCAGCGAGGAGCAGTGGCGCATGGACGAGCTGGCGCGGGACGTCGCCTCCGTCCTTCCCGACACCGTCCTCAATGCCCGGATGACCGGTCACGGGGATTACGCGACCCCGGAGCAGGGCCTGCCGACCGAGGCCCCGGAGGGCCCGTGGGAGCTCTGCCTTACCGTCAACGACTCCTGGGGATACCAGCACGCGGACACCAATCAGAAGTCGGTCGGACAGCTGGTCCGCTACTTCACCGAGACGATCGGGATGGGCGGCAATCTGCTGCTGGCCGTGGGGCCCAGGGAGGACGGCACGATCCCGCAGGAACAGGCCGACCGGCTGACCGGGCTCGGCGACTGGATCGCCCCGCACACGGAGGCGGTCCACGGTACGGGCGCCGGTCTCCCGGCCGGCCACCACTACGGACCCAGCACCCTCTCGGCCGACCGCCGGACGCTGTACCTGATCTGCTTCGGCACCCCTCACGAGACGGTGTCGGTCAGAGGGCTGAGCACACCGGTGAAGCGCGTTTCGGTCCTGGCCACGGGAGACGTCCTGCCGCACCGGGTGACGGGCGGGCTCGGCCAGGTGCCGGGGGTCCTGTGGATCGATGCCCCGACCGCCGGTCAGGTCGACCCGCACGCCACCGTACTGGCGGTCGAACTCGACGGTGAGCTGGAGCTGTACCGGGGGAAGGGTCGCGACTGA
- a CDS encoding AraC family transcriptional regulator: protein MIPIHLSEPPRVAAVGVGVHGTTAAWDVFQLPDLWQLHLYGYEGRLTVRGEVHPIRPGHVSLVPPDTPVEFRYRGRSEHLFAHLSLPGTGDPCSVPVMQDAGPHATSLSELFRRAIAAAPAAPAQASAELWTALWRVARLPPTVSRSVPHPAVTAAVAYIEAHLARPLAVPDIASAAGVSHNHLTRLFRAERGDTLVAYIRRRRLERAGHLLRESTLSIPAVAASVGITDLQAFNKACRRELGASPRAVRAGAGSR from the coding sequence ATGATCCCCATTCACCTGAGCGAGCCGCCCAGGGTCGCCGCCGTGGGGGTCGGTGTCCACGGGACGACCGCCGCGTGGGACGTCTTCCAACTGCCGGACCTGTGGCAGCTGCACCTGTACGGCTACGAAGGCCGGCTGACCGTTCGCGGCGAGGTCCACCCCATCCGGCCCGGCCATGTGAGCCTCGTGCCACCGGACACCCCGGTGGAGTTCCGGTACCGGGGGCGGTCCGAGCACCTCTTCGCGCATCTGTCGCTGCCGGGGACGGGCGACCCCTGCTCGGTGCCGGTGATGCAGGACGCCGGGCCGCACGCCACATCTCTGTCCGAACTGTTCCGTCGCGCCATCGCCGCAGCGCCCGCCGCACCCGCCCAGGCATCGGCGGAGCTCTGGACAGCCCTGTGGCGGGTGGCCCGGCTGCCGCCCACCGTGAGCCGCTCCGTCCCGCACCCCGCTGTCACCGCCGCCGTCGCGTACATCGAGGCGCATCTGGCCCGCCCGCTGGCCGTACCGGACATCGCGAGTGCCGCCGGAGTCTCGCACAACCACCTGACCCGGCTGTTCCGGGCGGAACGCGGTGACACCCTCGTCGCCTACATCAGGCGCCGGCGGCTGGAACGGGCCGGGCATCTGCTCCGGGAGTCGACCCTCTCCATTCCCGCGGTCGCCGCCTCGGTGGGCATCACGGATCTGCAGGCCTTCAACAAGGCCTGCCGCCGCGAGCTCGGCGCCTCCCCACGAGCGGTACGGGCCGGGGCCGGATCCCGGTGA
- a CDS encoding iron chaperone: protein MVQSSAVNVDGYLAEVPEERRDVLTRLRQLCRAELKGFDEVMAHGMPAYERNGVAEIAFASQKQYISFYLMRSDVREAFEGRLAGQDMGKGCLRFRKPGSIDFRLVRDLLRATATVPGKIC, encoded by the coding sequence ATGGTGCAGAGCAGTGCGGTAAACGTCGACGGGTATCTGGCCGAGGTTCCGGAGGAGCGCAGGGATGTCCTGACCAGGCTGCGGCAGTTGTGCCGGGCTGAGCTGAAGGGGTTCGACGAGGTCATGGCGCACGGCATGCCCGCGTACGAGCGGAACGGCGTCGCCGAGATCGCGTTCGCGAGTCAGAAGCAGTACATCTCCTTCTACCTCATGCGGAGCGATGTCCGGGAGGCGTTCGAGGGAAGGCTGGCCGGGCAGGACATGGGCAAGGGCTGTCTGCGGTTCCGTAAACCGGGGAGCATCGACTTCCGCCTGGTGCGAGACCTGCTGAGGGCCACTGCGACCGTCCCGGGCAAGATCTGCTGA
- a CDS encoding polysaccharide lyase 8 family protein has product MTPPPPSPWSRRTFLAATGGTALAAGLAETGTASAAPVAQAPAATEADDAFAALRAKWRTLILGEGFSPTAEPFRSKLATLGTQATGLRATMAPAAGSLWPGLGYADPSPDTDQESYGYSARMNDSFTRLSTMAQAYAQPGTGVTGDQALRDAVVTGLDHLCSDVYSADAAPFGNWWNFQIGSPQALLDTAVLLHDQLSAEQLATYCRSVDRFLPDSAVAKYTGTSTGANRVDLCRGIILRGVVGDSAAKIALGRDALSPVFPYVTSGDGFYADGSFVQHTDVPYIGGYGAVLHDGLGRLFALLRDSTWQVDDPGSQLFLDTVEKAIAPFIYNGLMMDNVSSRGISRGLTEADAFQLPQDDHTRAHSVMASVVLVGRGASAEERARWNSMVKGWLQRDSYGPALRNPKLSLVNTALLQKLADDDTVKASPEPAEHRTFHNMDRATHRRRDWGASVSMASARIAHYEFGNGEHARGYHTGSGWLSWWGGDHGLAQYSDTFWPTVDPYRLPGVTVSKKLLSDGFGGNWGNPKPDTTWVGGTTDGEFGTTGQHLRGIDSTMTARKSWFWLDDSIVCLGAGITSADGAAVETVIDNRNLGASGTAALTLNGIPQPAAQGWSTTRTHTRWAHIQGHAGYVFPQAGGSRISALREERTGAWKDINAGSSPAPFTRRYLTLWQDHGTDPRDASYAYILMPGAGELRTAARALDPLWLRILANTSRQHGIRVPSLGFTGINFWASGTVGTVTADAPVSVQIRERRDGTATVSVADPSRSVKSLTLTWKRPVASVLSKDPAVTGARTGSALTLTFGDLSGSYGATHRVRVRTA; this is encoded by the coding sequence ATGACGCCCCCTCCCCCGTCCCCCTGGTCCCGCCGCACCTTCCTCGCGGCCACCGGCGGCACCGCACTCGCGGCCGGCCTGGCCGAGACCGGCACCGCCTCGGCCGCACCCGTCGCCCAGGCGCCGGCCGCCACCGAGGCGGACGACGCATTCGCCGCCCTGCGCGCCAAGTGGCGCACGCTGATCCTCGGTGAGGGCTTCAGCCCGACCGCGGAACCCTTCCGGTCGAAGCTCGCCACGCTCGGCACCCAGGCGACAGGTCTCCGGGCCACCATGGCTCCGGCCGCCGGCTCGCTCTGGCCCGGCCTCGGCTACGCCGATCCGTCCCCGGACACCGACCAGGAGTCGTACGGCTACTCGGCCCGGATGAACGACAGCTTCACGCGGCTGAGCACCATGGCCCAGGCGTACGCCCAGCCGGGTACCGGGGTCACCGGGGACCAGGCCCTGCGCGACGCCGTCGTCACCGGCCTGGACCACCTCTGCTCGGACGTCTACAGCGCGGACGCCGCACCGTTCGGTAACTGGTGGAACTTCCAGATCGGCTCCCCGCAGGCACTCCTCGACACCGCCGTGCTGCTCCACGACCAGCTGTCGGCCGAGCAACTGGCCACCTACTGCCGGTCCGTGGACAGGTTCCTGCCGGACTCGGCCGTGGCGAAGTACACCGGGACCAGCACCGGTGCCAACCGGGTCGACCTGTGCCGCGGGATCATCCTGCGCGGTGTCGTCGGCGACAGCGCCGCCAAGATCGCGCTGGGCCGTGACGCCCTGTCCCCCGTCTTCCCGTACGTCACCTCCGGCGACGGCTTCTACGCCGACGGCTCGTTCGTCCAGCACACCGACGTCCCGTACATCGGGGGCTACGGAGCGGTGCTCCACGACGGCCTCGGCCGGCTGTTCGCACTGCTGCGGGACTCGACGTGGCAGGTCGACGACCCGGGCAGTCAGCTCTTCCTCGACACCGTCGAAAAGGCCATCGCGCCCTTCATCTACAACGGCCTGATGATGGACAACGTCTCCAGCCGGGGCATCAGCCGCGGACTGACGGAGGCCGACGCCTTCCAGCTGCCCCAGGACGACCACACCCGCGCGCACAGCGTGATGGCCTCGGTCGTCCTGGTCGGCCGGGGCGCGAGCGCCGAGGAGCGGGCCCGCTGGAACTCCATGGTCAAGGGCTGGCTGCAACGCGACTCGTACGGTCCCGCCCTCAGGAATCCGAAACTGAGCCTGGTCAACACGGCCTTGTTGCAGAAGCTGGCCGACGACGACACGGTCAAGGCGTCGCCCGAGCCGGCCGAGCACCGGACCTTCCACAACATGGACCGGGCCACCCACCGCCGCCGGGACTGGGGCGCGTCGGTCAGCATGGCCTCCGCCCGCATCGCGCACTACGAGTTCGGCAACGGCGAGCACGCCCGCGGCTACCACACCGGGTCGGGCTGGCTGTCCTGGTGGGGCGGCGACCACGGTCTGGCGCAGTACTCGGACACCTTTTGGCCGACCGTCGACCCGTACCGGCTGCCCGGCGTCACCGTCTCGAAGAAGCTCCTCTCGGACGGATTCGGCGGCAACTGGGGCAATCCGAAGCCGGACACCACCTGGGTGGGCGGCACCACCGACGGCGAGTTCGGCACCACCGGGCAGCATCTGCGGGGCATCGACAGCACGATGACCGCTCGGAAGTCGTGGTTCTGGCTCGACGACTCGATCGTCTGCCTCGGCGCGGGCATCACCTCGGCCGACGGCGCCGCGGTCGAGACGGTGATCGACAACCGCAACCTCGGTGCATCGGGCACCGCCGCACTCACCCTCAACGGCATCCCGCAGCCGGCCGCCCAGGGCTGGAGCACCACGCGGACACACACCAGGTGGGCGCACATCCAGGGGCACGCCGGCTACGTCTTCCCACAGGCGGGCGGCAGCCGGATCAGCGCACTGCGCGAGGAGCGCACCGGCGCGTGGAAGGACATCAACGCCGGCAGTTCGCCTGCCCCCTTCACCCGACGCTATCTGACTCTGTGGCAGGACCACGGAACGGACCCGCGGGATGCCTCGTACGCGTACATCCTCATGCCCGGCGCCGGCGAGCTCCGCACCGCCGCCCGCGCCCTCGACCCGCTGTGGCTGCGGATACTCGCCAACACCTCCCGGCAGCACGGCATCCGCGTACCCTCGCTCGGTTTCACCGGGATCAACTTCTGGGCTTCAGGAACGGTCGGCACGGTCACGGCCGACGCACCGGTGAGCGTACAGATCCGGGAGAGGCGCGACGGTACGGCGACGGTCTCGGTGGCCGACCCGTCCCGCAGCGTCAAGAGCCTGACCCTCACCTGGAAGCGGCCGGTCGCGTCCGTTCTCTCCAAGGACCCCGCGGTCACCGGTGCCCGGACCGGCTCCGCCCTCACCCTCACGTTCGGCGACCTGAGCGGCAGCTACGGAGCGACCCACCGGGTCAGGGTCCGCACGGCCTGA
- a CDS encoding substrate-binding domain-containing protein — translation MRLHVDQRHERVLELVRQRGSLRVAELASELGVSAVTLRRDVETLAARGSLRRLHGAVVWPTDRPSEAARIPSADGAVIGMIVPTTTFVFADIVRGARETVEAQGGRLVLGMSGYVDTEDPVQADHLLAGGAEGLLIAPSWFGGVPADGQEKWLLECPVPAVLVERSAPAGNPAAGLDRVRTDRAHGAAEAVGHLAGLGHRAVAAVLQEGPHAAQITAGYLAAVESLGLIPVPGSPVIRAHGEYDEMAEYLVGAVRNQGVTAVLVHSDEDAIVLVPRLRSRGVNVPADLALIAYDDEVAGLSDVPLTAVAPPKRAVGELAAKLILQRLAERASGATPTPRQHLELLPELRVRESCGAGEAARGAQD, via the coding sequence ATGCGTCTGCATGTCGACCAGCGCCATGAGCGGGTACTCGAACTCGTCCGACAGCGCGGCAGCCTCCGGGTCGCCGAGCTGGCCTCCGAACTCGGCGTCTCCGCCGTGACCTTGAGACGGGACGTGGAGACGCTGGCGGCCCGGGGCAGCTTGCGGCGGCTGCATGGGGCCGTGGTGTGGCCGACGGACCGGCCCTCGGAAGCGGCGCGGATCCCGAGCGCCGACGGCGCGGTGATCGGAATGATCGTGCCGACCACCACCTTCGTCTTCGCCGACATCGTGCGGGGTGCCCGGGAGACCGTGGAGGCCCAGGGCGGCCGGCTGGTGCTGGGCATGTCGGGCTATGTGGACACCGAGGACCCGGTGCAGGCGGATCATCTTCTGGCCGGCGGCGCCGAGGGCCTGCTGATCGCACCCAGCTGGTTCGGCGGGGTGCCCGCCGACGGTCAGGAGAAGTGGCTGCTGGAATGCCCCGTCCCGGCCGTCCTGGTCGAGCGCTCGGCGCCGGCCGGCAACCCCGCCGCGGGACTCGACCGGGTGCGTACCGACCGGGCTCACGGCGCCGCGGAAGCGGTGGGCCACCTCGCCGGACTCGGGCACCGGGCCGTCGCCGCGGTGCTGCAGGAAGGGCCGCACGCCGCGCAGATCACCGCGGGATACCTGGCAGCCGTGGAATCACTCGGACTGATCCCCGTGCCCGGATCACCGGTCATCAGGGCGCACGGCGAGTACGACGAGATGGCGGAGTACCTCGTCGGCGCGGTCAGGAACCAGGGGGTCACCGCAGTCCTCGTCCACAGCGACGAGGACGCGATCGTGCTGGTGCCCCGGCTGCGGTCGCGCGGCGTCAACGTCCCCGCCGACCTGGCTCTCATCGCCTACGACGACGAGGTGGCCGGGCTGTCCGACGTACCGCTGACGGCCGTCGCACCGCCGAAGCGCGCGGTGGGCGAGCTGGCGGCGAAGCTGATCCTGCAGCGGCTGGCTGAGCGGGCGTCGGGAGCCACGCCGACGCCCCGCCAGCACCTCGAACTGTTGCCGGAACTGCGGGTACGGGAGTCCTGCGGTGCGGGCGAGGCGGCTCGGGGAGCACAGGACTAA
- a CDS encoding ABC transporter permease, translated as MRRLRSRAAGPRAPIALAIPALLAIGFLLLPLIGILARTSWGELADHLTSPGTTEALKLSLLVSLWALGLSLVLGVPLAWLLARTDFPGKTFVRSLVLLPMVLPPTVGGVALLLAFGRRGLLGPWLEDTFGITLPFHTSGAVLAATFVAMPFLVISLEGALGGLRPRYEETASSLGASPIRVFFTVTLPMVAPGLAAGAALTWARALGEFGATITFAGNLPGTTQTLPLQVYLLLQDNPEAATSVSLLLLAIAMLVLLGLRGRWTGTPSAAAAGPRAPADEPASNPSKDIRTALPGDADPGANRESWPLHAEVTGFNQLTLDADAGTTIAVVGPNGAGKTTLLRALLGLTPRAHAALRLGELDVSALPTHRRGVAWVPQDGALFPHLSALANTAYGLRAQGVPRAEARRGAQQWLDRLGVGHLAARKPSQVSGGQAQRIALARALATRPRLLLLDEPLAALDQTTRAHVRHTLRTHLDGFGGVCLIVTHDPVEAVSLADRVLVLEEGHVLQDAPPGEVTRHPHSPWVARMLGRNAWPGTATADGLQLHDGGLLVIAEPLPAGTAALAVIAPEAVSVHRTEPGGSPRNIWAGTVREITTSGSRLRVLITSPQAPDLVAEITPQAAAELGLADGVSVWTSVKATEATIVAL; from the coding sequence ATGAGACGCCTTCGCAGCCGCGCCGCCGGCCCCCGCGCACCGATCGCCCTGGCGATCCCCGCACTGCTGGCCATCGGCTTTCTGTTGCTGCCACTGATCGGAATCCTCGCCCGCACCTCATGGGGCGAGCTCGCAGACCATCTGACCAGCCCCGGGACGACCGAGGCACTGAAGCTGTCGCTGCTCGTCTCCCTCTGGGCGCTCGGGCTCTCGCTCGTTCTCGGTGTTCCGCTGGCCTGGCTGCTGGCCCGTACCGACTTCCCCGGCAAGACGTTCGTCCGTTCCCTCGTGCTCCTGCCGATGGTGTTGCCGCCCACGGTGGGCGGTGTCGCCCTGCTGCTCGCCTTCGGCCGCCGCGGTCTGCTCGGGCCGTGGCTGGAGGACACGTTCGGCATCACGCTGCCCTTCCACACCTCCGGCGCCGTCCTGGCGGCGACCTTCGTCGCGATGCCGTTCCTGGTCATCAGCCTCGAAGGAGCACTCGGCGGACTGCGCCCCCGTTACGAGGAGACGGCGTCCTCCCTCGGGGCCTCGCCGATCCGGGTCTTCTTCACCGTCACCCTGCCGATGGTCGCCCCCGGTCTCGCCGCCGGAGCCGCACTCACCTGGGCGCGGGCGCTCGGCGAGTTCGGCGCGACCATCACCTTCGCCGGAAACCTCCCCGGTACCACCCAGACCCTGCCCCTCCAGGTCTACCTGCTCCTCCAGGACAACCCCGAGGCCGCCACCTCGGTCTCCCTGCTCCTGCTCGCTATCGCCATGCTCGTCCTTCTCGGACTGCGCGGACGATGGACCGGCACCCCGAGTGCCGCGGCGGCCGGTCCGCGCGCCCCGGCCGATGAGCCGGCCTCCAACCCCTCCAAGGACATCCGAACGGCGCTGCCGGGCGATGCCGACCCCGGCGCCAACCGGGAGAGCTGGCCGCTGCACGCCGAGGTCACCGGCTTCAACCAGCTCACTCTCGACGCCGACGCCGGGACCACCATCGCTGTCGTCGGCCCCAACGGTGCGGGCAAGACAACCCTCCTGCGTGCCCTACTCGGGCTCACCCCGCGCGCCCATGCCGCGCTGCGGCTGGGAGAGCTGGACGTCAGCGCCCTGCCCACGCACCGCCGCGGCGTCGCCTGGGTGCCCCAGGACGGCGCACTGTTCCCCCACCTCAGCGCACTCGCGAACACCGCCTACGGGCTGCGCGCCCAGGGCGTGCCGCGCGCCGAGGCACGCCGTGGAGCCCAGCAATGGCTCGACCGCCTCGGCGTGGGGCATCTGGCCGCCCGCAAGCCCTCCCAGGTCTCCGGCGGACAGGCCCAGCGCATCGCCCTGGCCAGGGCGCTCGCCACCCGGCCCCGGCTGCTGCTGCTCGATGAGCCGCTGGCCGCGCTCGACCAGACCACCCGGGCACATGTGCGGCACACCCTGCGCACCCACCTCGACGGCTTCGGCGGCGTCTGCCTGATCGTCACACACGACCCGGTGGAGGCCGTCTCCCTCGCCGACCGCGTCCTCGTCCTGGAGGAGGGCCACGTCCTCCAGGACGCCCCGCCCGGCGAGGTCACCCGGCACCCCCACTCCCCCTGGGTCGCCCGGATGCTCGGGCGCAACGCCTGGCCCGGCACCGCGACCGCCGACGGACTCCAGCTCCACGACGGCGGCCTCCTCGTCATCGCGGAACCGCTGCCGGCGGGTACGGCGGCACTGGCGGTCATCGCCCCCGAAGCCGTCTCCGTGCACCGCACCGAGCCGGGCGGCAGTCCGCGCAACATCTGGGCGGGCACCGTCCGGGAGATCACCACCAGCGGCAGCCGCCTGCGCGTCCTCATCACCTCACCGCAGGCACCGGATCTCGTCGCCGAGATCACCCCCCAGGCCGCGGCCGAACTCGGCCTCGCCGACGGGGTTTCGGTGTGGACCAGCGTCAAGGCGACCGAAGCGACGATCGTGGCGCTGTAG